DNA from Asanoa sp. WMMD1127:
GCGCACCTGGGCCGCGCGCTCGGCGGCCAACTGCTCCGGCCACGACCGCCCGGCCGCGCCCGCCAGCAGCGCCTTGACCTCCACCGCGGCGTCGCGGGGCGCGGCCAGCAGCGCGGCCACCAGGTCGGACACGGCACCATCGAGATCGGCCCGGGGTACGACCACGGTGGCCAGCCCCAGCCGCAGCGCCTCGTCGGCCCCGATCCGCCGCGCGGTCAGGCAGATCTCCAGCGCGCGGGCATATCCGACCAGCTCCACCAGCCGCTTGGTGCCGGCCAGGTCGGGCACTAGACCCAAGGTGACCTCGGCCATCGTGAGCTGGGCGTCGTCGGCCAGCACCCGCAGGTCGCAGGCGAGCGCGAGCTGGAAGCCGGCGCCGATCGCGTGCCCCTGCACCGCGGCCACGGACACGATGTCGGGCCGGTGCAGCCAGGTGAA
Protein-coding regions in this window:
- a CDS encoding enoyl-CoA hydratase/isomerase family protein gives rise to the protein MTTSDVELTHAGPVATVTLRRPDVLNAQTPAMWSALRDIGRDLPGDVRVVVVRGEGRAFSSGLDVSGGGPSFIAELTALPPDAAADRIRPAQEGFTWLHRPDIVSVAAVQGHAIGAGFQLALACDLRVLADDAQLTMAEVTLGLVPDLAGTKRLVELVGYARALEICLTARRIGADEALRLGLATVVVPRADLDGAVSDLVAALLAAPRDAAVEVKALLAGAAGRSWPEQLAAERAAQVRRLRDLAGLGE